The following nucleotide sequence is from Trifolium pratense cultivar HEN17-A07 linkage group LG2, ARS_RC_1.1, whole genome shotgun sequence.
GAAAACTTTCGACTAAAGGATATCCCAGACTATATAAGGACAACAGATCCAAATGATACTAAGGTAGAATTTATCATTGAATCGGCAGATCGATTCCACAAAGCCTCGTCAATTATTATAAACAGTTACAATGAACTTGAGAGTGATGTAATGAATCAACTCAATTCTGTGTTCCCTTCAATATATACCATTGGCCCTTTAtcttcatttttaaatcaaattccACAAAATAATTTGGTTTCTTTAGGTTCCAATCTTTGGAAAGAAGATACCAAGTGTCTTGAATGGCTTGAATCTAAGGACCCTGGATCGGTTGTTTATGTGAATTTCGGCAGCATTATAGTTTTAAGTCAAGAGCAACTAGAAGAGTTTGCTTGGGGTTTGGCCAATAGCATGAAACCCTTTTTGTGGATCGTTAGGCCCGATCTTATCACTAGTGGGTCCTTTATTTTGTCATCTGTTTTTCAGAATGAAATTTCAAATAGAGGATTCATCGCAAGCTGGTGTCCCCAAGAGAAAGTACTGAACCACCCTTCAATTGGTGGATTCTTGACTCATTGCGGATGGAACTCGGTCATTGAAAGCATATGTGCTGGAGTTCCAATGTTGTGTTGGCCATTCTGTGCTGATCAACCAACAAACTGTAAATTCATCTGTAATATCTGGGAGACTGGAATTGAAATCGATCCTAATGTGAAGAGAGAGAATTTGGGGAAGTCGATCAATGAATTGATGGTGGGAGAGAAAGCAAAGAAGATGAAGCAAAATGCCATGGAGTTGAAGAAAAAGGCTGAGGAAAACACTAGTCAAGGTGGTTGCTCATACATGAACTTGGACAAAGTTATTAAAGAGGTCTTGCTTAAACAACATTAGATTTAATTAAGTGCTTTATTCTATGAAATGTGGCTTTGTATTCATCcatcatatttaatttgtttcatCGTCAAGCAAGCAAAAATAATACCTCTAGTGAGTGCTGTTGGTTATGTATTATGTTATTTGAGTTCAATATGAATAATCATGCATCTAGTGACAAGAAATTGTATTTGCAgtcttatttgtttttatatatatcaataaaaattatggtCAAAATATGTTATATGAATAGTACGCACGATTTTCAAACTACACATAAAAATGAACGGAGGAGTTACCATTAAGTAATGATCCATTTAACTAGTTTCTTACTTCGGATGGATTGATGGATAGAATTGCCACCCCTAATTTAGAGTTTGATCACTAACCAATATGTATGAAAATATATGCTTTGGCATGACTGAGCATCAATTCTCGATCTCGCAGCTTCAAGGACCGTTTCTTAATAACGAAAATGGTAGCTTCCTGCAATCACAAGCAACTGATTAATATCTGTAGACAGTTCCTGGTGATAAGACTAGAAAAGAAGTACGAACATTCTTCTTGTCCATGACACCTTGTAATGGAATAACGTTGTCCCCCAAACATTAGCATGAAACTTGCGTTTATAACATTCGTTGTTATGAATTACATGTTTGCTTAAATCGTCATCTTTAGAGGTACGGTGAACACTGAAATTTGACCTCCTTAAAAGATTGTTGAAAATCCACACGGTCTTTTGTGGGAAAACTCAAATCCTAATACACTCTTGTTgaccataaaaaagaaaatagaaagaaacaaagttgtttaataaataaatttatgaaTTGTTTGTggatacatatattttaataacttAACTGAGTTTGAGTGAAGAAGGATAGTATGTTTTAAAGGTTAGTACATTATATACAGGtataataaaaagattaaaaGAAAGCATCAAAATAATTGTGTTAAActtataaatttgttttgttataaATTGGTGTGTTTGAGTTGATTCTTTATCATCACTCAACATCATATAAATTAGAAGAACACACATCAATAGATGAAGAAATTAATCTCataatatatagtaaaaatatgCAAAGAagacaatatataaaaattaaaaccaagGAAACAATTGAAAGGCTAATAGTACGAAATAGTCGTGGAAGTATGAAAAATTAAACTGCAGAATTGTTTATCTatgcaaaacaaaaaagatgaaTCAAAATAATTTCTAAGAGAAAGAGTGAGGAGCCGCTGAGCTCGAGAAAACTAGGGTTTGCGGCAATAAGGAATACTTAGGGATTTATATATAGCATTATTGTTggttagagcatctccaatacaTGATCTCTTAATTGTTggttagagcatctccaatacaTGATCTCTTAAGTTAGTCGATCTCTAACCATATTTTAAATGGCCTCCACATGATGCCACCCTTGAATCAGATTAGGCGGTCCAATAGACAGAATACTATTTTAACTTTTGtacttgtatttatttttaatacaaatattgTTTAAGCAAAACCTTCTTTATAACTTTGTCTAAGTTGTTATGAACAACCACATGGACTATATGATCTTCTTAGCTTTCTTCAACTCCAAATAACACCTTTTGACTCGTCTTCTTTCCTTTATCTCCCGCCATCAATTCAATGATCAACTTCTTCACCTCCTTCTCTTCACATTTATATCGATTTCGATTCCAATCTCGCCTTTGG
It contains:
- the LOC123906973 gene encoding 7-deoxyloganetin glucosyltransferase-like, which translates into the protein MDNLAEKKPHAVLIPFPVQGHINSLFKLAKLLHFKGFHITFVNTEYNHKRLLKSMDSNSLDGFDGFSFETIPDGLTEVDGNGDVTQNEESLRQSIRKNFLRPFSKLLTKFHDSAIAGVTLPVTCIVSDIFMPFTIQAAEEHALPILLYSPASAAGVYAAYHFRTLVEKGVIPFKDDSYLTNGYLDTKVDCIPGWENFRLKDIPDYIRTTDPNDTKVEFIIESADRFHKASSIIINSYNELESDVMNQLNSVFPSIYTIGPLSSFLNQIPQNNLVSLGSNLWKEDTKCLEWLESKDPGSVVYVNFGSIIVLSQEQLEEFAWGLANSMKPFLWIVRPDLITSGSFILSSVFQNEISNRGFIASWCPQEKVLNHPSIGGFLTHCGWNSVIESICAGVPMLCWPFCADQPTNCKFICNIWETGIEIDPNVKRENLGKSINELMVGEKAKKMKQNAMELKKKAEENTSQGGCSYMNLDKVIKEVLLKQH